TGAGAGACAAAGAACAGCAATATTAGGAATGATACTTTATGATGCTTGAAAcaagtttccttttttttttcctttttgaaaagGTAATGTTATGCTTGATGTAAAAGAGAAAATTCAGAATCTCAAGCGAAAATATCATTCTCTAAAGCGCAAGTGTAATCTGTTCTAATCAAAATCTCATAGTCCACGAGGAAATTACAAATAGTTACAGGAGGAGAAACTTTTGAAGTGATGATCTGAGCCTTAAAAATAGTTAGTGCAGTTTAATCGAAGAATAAACCGAGTACCAATTATAAGCTAAATTCTTTTAATTCAATTACTGGATGAAGTCAGAAACCCATCAATCCAACCTTTTGAAGTCCACAGAAGTGCTATGTGCAGCAAACTCAGCAGTTTGGCTGTTCGATAACTGCAATAACCAAACAGAGAGAGATTAGCTTCTATCAATTTATAAAGCTTTCAGATTTCATCATGAACCCTCTACATATAGAATCAATTCCGTGAGAAACTGAATATGACTAACTAATTGTTGTAGAGTCAATTTTTTATATAGCATTTAAAATTTCTGCGTCAAAATTAGCTATCCTCTATAGTGAAAGAACTCAGTTATATAGTCCTTTCCAAGCCAAAAGATCAGCAATCACAATTACATGAAATTTTGGCGACTGCAGTGTGCTCTTCGGATGAGGAGGTTTGAGAATCTAGAGAAAGCACAAAGAACAAGTCTTAGTAAATTATGTGTTAAAGCTGTTTAAATGATTTTGTAGAGTTCAGGAAGAGAGCAGTATCTAAAACTACCAACTTTTATATTCAAGGGCTGTGCTTTTGAAGGTTGGCCTTTAGCTTTTGCATAATCAATTGACTCAGAATCATTCTTGGACCTGAAACTTTTAGATAAACGAAAAGTTGATCATTCAACTGTTAATGTTTCAAACCAAGATAAAGGGCTAAATAAACCAAGAAATCTACCCAGTTAAAATTGTGTAAGAATCTGAGCGCCAACCCAAAATCTTAAAACAGTGAGTAAAGTAGCCAAGATGCCCTTTTATACCCTATATGTGACTTTAGTGCAACTTACAAGTGTGAGAATGGACTCGAGACCTTTATAAACCCTTTTGGATACATTTTTATACCTGATGTAGGACAAGTCAACAATAACATACCTTCGTCTTTGTGCCCTCTGCATGGTTTCCAGTTGAGGATCTCTAGGAACAGTGACCTTAAGTTTAGAATGTGTCAAGTTAGAGAAACTTGAAACCAGGATAAATATTCTATAAACTGCAATGGAAGATTCAAAAAGTGTTAATCTAACATCTTTCAATAGCGTGAAATAACAACTTTAAATATTCGCGTTAGATTTTTTGGATATCTTGTGCAACATCAGAACTTTGATGCTTCAAATGAGCAACATGGTTGGCAAGATAAAATGGTGACAATTTTTTTTAGCAGCTTACATATtagtaagaaaaaaaaatgaagatatTGTGTACATCCAGGGAATTTCAAGCTTTTAGCTGTGTTGGTATCTGACCATAACTACGAGTGATTTGGTTGTCACTTCCCTCAAGTAGACCAAGTTCAAAGTGAACAAACAATGTAGTCCTTTGGGAATACCTTTTCAAGTTATCAAATCAGTAACACGAAAGGCATTGCCACAAAGATCTAGGAAAAGAGTAGCCAAGGAAGTATGAAGTAAAAGTTTCTAATCTATACTTGGAATTCTAAGGGAAAAAAATATTAATCCTATGGACGGAATTAAGGCAGATGGAACATTGAACTGAAAGTGGACAGAGAATTCAGTACATAAACTTAATCAGAATTCCTTCCCTTGTGCTTTATAATTCATAGCACTTTCAAGCACATCATAACAGGAAATTATCAAAAAACAGTAACTAACTTCATGCACCTTGCGCAGATAACCACTCTCAAGCTTTTGTCTTTTAGTAGCTACATTGTAAGATCCTGAAGAATTCCATGAGCTTCTCATATCGGTCTCGTTAGGTGGTTTCTGGGACCTAGCAATTGAAGAATGAGAAACATTGCTAGAATGAGAAACATAGCAAAAACTAAATACTAAGTTAGGCCAAACTAAAATATGGTTTTAGAAATAACCTACAAGTGAATAGGATTAACAAAGTGAACAGACTGGAACTGCAGAAACATACATAAGCCTGAATAGAAATTTTTACAGTATATTTCtgcttgatatatatatatttttgattgGAAGTAGTTAGACACCAGAAATCATTTGGCAAGAACGATTGggagaaaataaataaacaagTTGCGGTTAAGCAACATATCACCTTGAAATGGATAAAACCTTTCAGAAGAGAAGTTAGAAAGTCTTTTTACACACCGTAGTTTAGCCAAATGACTAGCAGTGGGTTTCATTAAAGTTGACTCTCTGGCTTTCAAAGATCTGGACTCTGACTTTATCTTAGCTTTAGAAATTTCATGAACCATTGGACCATCGGAAAGTGTTCCTGAATGTGTAGAATTTATACAAGTTAGACCTTTTCATAATAAGGGAAAGCCTGAAAAATCTTAGCCAACATGTAACAAGAAAGTCATTCCCAAAAGTTGTTGCTTGTAACCTAAGCCAACCTTCTGGGTAAGTAGAGGATAATACAAAGCTTTTAATGAGATTGATCATTAAAAAAAAGACCTTCATTTTTCGTACAGGGTGAAACTGCAGAGCTGATGTGAATATATGAGGTGTTGCTGCTCGATTTTGCGGTTTGCTCTTCTCGTAATCTAGAGGGACCGCGCGAACATTCTGCTGCGCTGTCCTTCACCAGGTTCAACTTTACAATGAGAGCTATGAAGTTCCAAAAGAAacagggaaaaaagaaaaagtgagGACAGTGATCAACCAGTATCACCACACAAAAACTCCACTTAGTGGATCAAGAAATATAACAgttaaaagggaagaaaaacaaTTAGCGAACCAAAATTGCAGGAGTACGGAAACAACAAGTTACACACTGAAAGAAGCTTATTGATTAAGAAAATCTAGTGTTCCCTCTCTAATAGTATAATCTTTTAAGATGAGGTGGGTTATAAGGATAGCAAGGATCATGAACTTGAGCCTACCATCAACACTGATGAAGACATTCGCGTGTTTGAACCAAGACAAAGAAACTTTAAGTATATTTCAAGACAAATATAGGGTTTGaaccaaagctactgggttcacCGAACCCGTAGCGAGAATGCTGGCTCCGCCCCTGACTTGAGTCTACCATCAACACTGATAAAGACATTCGCGTGTTTGAACCAAGACAAAGAACCATACTCTCACTTCAACTGCATATGGCTGTCctaaaatcaataaatcaaaatgttCTCTCTTTAACAGTTTAAGTTTCATATGAAGTGCTTACAAAGTTCAATAATAAGCTATTAGGTGAGACAGTTTACACAATTCAACAGAACTGTAATTTATTCCGTCTACTCGAATTAAGAAAAGTTCCATGTAACCTTTCCAcatctttttctctctttccaAATCACAACAATCCCTTCAATGACATGTCCACTGTATATGTCAGCATTCTAAGGTAATAACCATTTTTTATTTTGCACAGCACAAGATCTTAATGAGTTGGCCTTTCTTCAACTTAAGTGACCAGAAAGTATTCAATGTGTCATATGTATAGCACTTTTTTTTGTCAAATTAAAACCTGAAAGGGAAATAACATGACAATCATCaagcttgtttttctttttctttttttactctCCCATGGACGAAATGCTCCTATTAGTGCATGAATATAGGGGAGGAGTGACATATACTACAACTTTCTCCTTGCATTTCCATAAAGAAACATTTTACTTCTTAAATGTGTGACTTACATATCAGTTGAATTGTTTGACCATCTCAACTAAAAGTTTAGGAAGCTAGGAAGAATACTCCTTTATTTACTTCATTATATCCTCAAGTGCCCCTTCATGTGCGGCCGTGATTTTGTTTTTTCATGAGTCAAGGacttggaaattatttttttaatattgagtGTACCAGGACCTCTGCCTACTTTTGATACTGTATTAAATTGTGTGATCTTCTCATCCAAAAAGCTTAAGTTGTTAAAGAGATATcacatttttatttacttaattatatcttcaacacAATCGAAGCAAGACCTAGCCTTATGTCACatgaaaaaagagaggaagaaaagtaaaagaatagGGCACTTTTGCACGCTCAACCAACCAACGAAACTACAAAAGAAGAGAACAGACATTCAGAAATTAATTCCTTTAATCTAAGACTTACGAGAAGGAGGATAGTTGCCGGCTGTTTGGAACCAGCGTTCGGCTTCTGCAGCCTCAGAAGGTGACTCCGGGCGACAAAAATCATAGAACCACGGTGCGTCAAACTCGTATTCCCAGTCAATTTCCGGATATACGTTTAAACATTCTACACTGAAATCCTCCATTTCTCCATCCATTTGTTTCAAAATTGGAAGATTCTGAGGAAAAACATAGGTACATTCCTTTTTTTCCATACAAGAATGTACCTGTTGAAAATGTCTTTGAGGGTTTTGAAGGTGACTTTCACGACGGAAGGAGAACTATAGAAGGCGTCAAATTGAATAGAAAGAAGCAGGACGTGTCTATTCATATGTAGCGCGAAAGCTTAGGAGAATACCGGAATTTCAATTTTTGGAGGCCCACTCAGGACGCTCAATTACCAAAACACCCTACtttctgtttttttcttttgctatcttgttttttttttttgacacaATTTTAACAATGAAAAAAGGCATCTGATCTTTGGAAGAGAGGGAATTAGTCAGGGGTAGTTGGGTACCCTGAAAATTTATTGATTAATTTAGCTAGGTGTTGTTTTCACCGTGGATTCAATGTCTTTTTCAGTTAGATCGTTACAATTTGCTTCGCACTTCTGCTTATTACATATTAATTTGATCAATCTTGGAGCAAAAttgaattaaatttatttgttttaaagttaagattgaaagaaaatctaGCTTTGTTCACAGGTCTTGAATTGGCATTCACAAAAAATGCTTCCACTTATCATGAaaactgtttaaccaaaaaatagttttttggtcAAAGTCAATATTAAAGAAAATCGAATTTCTGATAACCAAGTTTacttgactttttcaaaaataagagaataaaataagagagtaaaAAGCAATTGAAACTCAATATTCAGTAAATGAGGGAAAGAAATCTTATTGATAAACGTTATTTTCTCCCAAGAATTGTGGGCAAGAATCTTCAATCAAATAGGGATAAAATAAAAGACTGGTTGCATATATTTGTGAATATTTCGATGATGGTACAAAATAAGGTAAGGACTCTtatataaatatacaaaagatgTAACGGTTCCCTCTCTCTTAACTCCTACATGTTACTGACATTCTCTGCATTAATTGTCCGTTACTGAAATCACTCGTAACGATTATGGTAATAATAGGTGATCGTGCGTAATCAGGGATAATGTTGATTCTCTTTCCATATTCGTaattgttcatgatcttccttaTTTATGGCCTTTTCATGCATCTCATGCCTATTTCTTCTCTTCCAGTTGTCAGGTACGATACCTTCTTCAGTAAATCGCGTGAGTATTTCAACGGTGCCTCAACATTCTTCTTTGCTAACTTGCTACAAATGCCACTTGTCATCATATTGttagtccacgtgtcatgcctaTTTTTCTACCAATACAAATAGTTCCCCCACTTTATGAATATTCTCGAGTGAATATTCGGGAAATGGTAAGTTTATTTATGGGGAATGTCTTGCCGCCTCTTCCCAACATCATTATGCTTTCTTCAGAAGCGAAGAGACGTACGTCCTTTACATTTAATGCTCGGGACACGAATCCTTTTATGATTGGCTCTACAGTTTATAGtgtctttttagggttttctgCGGCTGCATCAGTTCGAAGTGACGGTTCCATGACGACGATCCTTCCTTATAAATATCGCATTACATACCAcccaaaaatttctttttttttcttgcattCATACTCAAACTTCTTCTCTAACTTTTCCCCTTTCTTCGTGTTTTCACCATTAAAAATGACTTCTCATTCTTCgaaccattctttatcatctgaCCCTCGTGAAACAATCATTGTTGATGAGCTTCCCCCTTCTTTTGTCCCAATTAGGAATAAGAGAGGTGGTAAGCTCTGTAGACTAGGTTCTTTATCAAACCGTAGCTCTACTCCTTCCGAGAAGAATATTTCAAAGCATTCTTCTTCCAAAGCTAGAACTCCATCAGCTCCTAGATCTTCCTCTAGGAGTAAGGACCATAACGAACCGATGCAGGAGCTCGTTGTTTTTGAAATTGTTCCtcaatatttttctttcaaatcagATTGTGAAGCAATGCGAAAACAAGAGTCTTCTATTGCAACACTTAATCCCGCCGATCGTTACCCTACTTTTATCACCACTCTATTTCGCCGTGAATGCCATTGGAAATCTAATTTTCCTGTTGTAGTTCCTAGTGCTGATGAACGAATAAGCTTTTATCATGAAGGTTATCCGTTTGTTTACACTTATTCTTTAACCTTAGGATTCAAGCCACCTATTGACCCAATGATCATTTAGTTTTGTCGGTACTTCAATGTGTGTCTTGGTCAAATAGGCCCGATAATGTGGAGGGCAGTAGTTTGCCTTCGTTATTTATCAAACATGGTTTGAGCCTCTTTTACTTTTCAACACTTCATCTGTATTCCCCGAAGTTCTTTCGCGAATGTGTCTTTTCTCTTATGGAGAGAAGCAAAGAGAGTTTTAGTCAGCCTTGAAGATGA
The sequence above is drawn from the Nicotiana tabacum cultivar K326 chromosome 13, ASM71507v2, whole genome shotgun sequence genome and encodes:
- the LOC107818829 gene encoding uncharacterized protein LOC107818829 isoform X2; translation: MEKKECTYVFPQNLPILKQMDGEMEDFSVECLNVYPEIDWEYEFDAPWFYDFCRPESPSEAAEAERWFQTAGNYPPSPLIVKLNLVKDSAAECSRGPSRLREEQTAKSSSNTSYIHISSAVSPCTKNEGTLSDGPMVHEISKAKIKSESRSLKARESTLMKPTASHLAKLRSQKPPNETDMRSSWNSSGSYNVATKRQKLESGYLRKVTVPRDPQLETMQRAQRRRSKNDSESIDYAKAKGQPSKAQPLNIKILKPPHPKSTLQSPKFHLSNSQTAEFAAHSTSVDFKRPNTQNAVKQGNSVTLLKSKALRCNKIFPSSEDTRICENIGERSLTSSDSKSAPDKRLPPVELFNKLSLRSERKTSVISRPKTHAS
- the LOC107818829 gene encoding uncharacterized protein LOC107818829 isoform X1; its protein translation is MEKKECTYVFPQNLPILKQMDGEMEDFSVECLNVYPEIDWEYEFDAPWFYDFCRPESPSEAAEAERWFQTAGNYPPSPLIVKLNLVKDSAAECSRGPSRLREEQTAKSSSNTSYIHISSAVSPCTKNEGTLSDGPMVHEISKAKIKSESRSLKARESTLMKPTASHLAKLRSQKPPNETDMRSSWNSSGSYNVATKRQKLESGYLRKVTVPRDPQLETMQRAQRRSFRSKNDSESIDYAKAKGQPSKAQPLNIKILKPPHPKSTLQSPKFHLSNSQTAEFAAHSTSVDFKRPNTQNAVKQGNSVTLLKSKALRCNKIFPSSEDTRICENIGERSLTSSDSKSAPDKRLPPVELFNKLSLRSERKTSVISRPKTHAS